One region of Flavobacterium pisciphilum genomic DNA includes:
- a CDS encoding complex I subunit 4 family protein: MNVSLILIILLIGAFVTYFVGDKLASKVALFFSLAALGCSIVLLNHYNLGESISFMSQWINQPKISFVLNADGLAIAMLLLTTALTPIIIFSSFGNSYPNAKGFYALILFMAFAMVGTFLAADGLLYYIFWELSLIPIYFIALIWGNGDTEERRKAVVKFFIYTLAGSLFMLVAFVYLYTKAGSFLLTDLYEVDLSATEQLWIFLAFFLAYAIKIPLIPFHTWQASVYQKAPTVGTMLLSGIMLKMGLYSIIRWQLPIAPLPAKEYMSVFIGLGIAGVIYGSIVALRQKDLKKLLAYSSLAHVGLIAAGAYTLTADGLSGSVLQMIAHGFVVVGLFLAAEIIFRRYETRAIAELGGIRYQSPKFTSMFLILVLASVSLPSTFNFIGEFTVLYSLSQINIWFAVLGGTTIILGAYYMLKMFQNVMLGETNTKPFADVTINEGISLVAIIAVLLFFGLYPKPITDLISPSLEVILKIINRN; encoded by the coding sequence ATGAACGTTTCTCTTATATTAATTATACTTTTAATTGGTGCATTTGTCACTTATTTTGTTGGTGATAAACTTGCTTCAAAAGTAGCCTTGTTCTTTAGTTTGGCTGCTTTGGGTTGTTCGATTGTATTATTAAATCATTATAATCTTGGCGAAAGCATTAGCTTTATGAGCCAATGGATTAATCAGCCAAAAATTTCATTTGTATTAAATGCCGATGGATTGGCCATTGCAATGTTATTACTAACAACTGCTCTAACGCCAATAATCATATTCTCTTCTTTTGGTAATTCATACCCAAATGCAAAAGGATTCTATGCCTTAATTTTATTCATGGCATTTGCAATGGTAGGTACTTTCCTTGCTGCAGATGGTTTATTATACTATATCTTCTGGGAATTATCTTTAATCCCAATTTACTTTATTGCCTTAATTTGGGGTAATGGTGATACTGAAGAACGCAGAAAAGCTGTAGTTAAATTCTTTATCTACACACTAGCTGGTTCATTATTCATGCTTGTAGCATTTGTTTACTTGTACACAAAAGCAGGTAGCTTCTTATTGACTGATTTGTATGAAGTAGATTTATCTGCTACTGAACAACTTTGGATATTCTTGGCTTTCTTCTTAGCGTATGCTATTAAAATTCCACTTATTCCTTTCCATACTTGGCAAGCAAGTGTATACCAAAAAGCACCTACTGTAGGAACTATGCTTTTATCTGGTATCATGCTTAAAATGGGACTTTACAGTATCATTCGTTGGCAATTGCCTATTGCTCCACTACCTGCAAAAGAATACATGTCTGTATTTATTGGATTAGGTATTGCTGGTGTAATTTATGGTTCAATTGTAGCATTGAGACAAAAAGACTTAAAAAAATTACTTGCTTATTCTTCATTAGCTCACGTTGGGTTAATTGCTGCTGGTGCTTATACACTAACTGCTGACGGTTTAAGCGGATCTGTTTTACAAATGATTGCTCACGGTTTTGTAGTAGTTGGTTTATTCTTAGCTGCTGAAATCATTTTTAGAAGATACGAAACTAGAGCTATTGCTGAATTGGGTGGAATTCGTTATCAATCACCAAAATTCACTTCAATGTTCTTGATCTTGGTATTGGCATCGGTTTCATTACCTTCTACATTTAACTTTATTGGTGAGTTTACAGTATTGTATAGCCTTTCTCAAATAAACATTTGGTTTGCCGTTTTAGGTGGAACAACTATTATTTTAGGTGCTTACTATATGCTTAAAATGTTCCAAAATGTAATGTTAGGTGAAACAAATACTAAACCATTTGCTGACGTAACTATCAATGAAGGAATTTCTCTTGTAGCTATTATAGCTGTTTTATTGTTCTTTGGATTGTATCCAAAACCGATTACAGATTTAATTTCTCCAAGTTTAGAAGTCATTTTAAAAATTATAAATAGAAATTAA
- a CDS encoding NADH-quinone oxidoreductase subunit N, with product MNTLIAIIGLGIFCLLFEILNLRKAIIPVTILGLLGVLAINYSEFGLTESYYNNMIAVSKYSTAFSSLFIVLTIFLVALSFNFYEDHQTKISDYVSIKIFLLAGAVAMVSFGNLAMFFLGIEVLSIALYVLAASDRMKIKSNEAGMKYFLMGSFASGIILFGICLIYGAMGSFDVVEISDLSQSAELPIWFPIGIVLLTVGMLFKVAAVPFHFWAPDVYEGSPALTTALMSTLAKVVAIATLYKLLTILNAELSESYVIVIVIVSMLSMTVGNIMALRQVNVKRMLAYSGISHAGFMLMTLLTLATSAGTLLYYTSAYALAGIAAFSVILYVCKNKDNEDITNFHGLGKTNPLLAAILTASLLSMAGIPIFAGFFAKLFLFNQVLQAGYLALVIVAVINSIISVGYYFKLILAMYTKEPNEVRTGTPILIYTVAIVSIVLNIVLGLFPSLVLDLLN from the coding sequence ATGAATACATTAATAGCTATTATAGGATTGGGTATTTTTTGCCTACTGTTTGAAATTCTTAATTTAAGAAAAGCCATTATTCCAGTAACTATACTTGGTTTATTAGGCGTTTTGGCAATAAACTATTCAGAATTTGGTTTAACCGAGAGTTACTACAATAACATGATTGCAGTGAGTAAATACTCTACAGCATTTTCGTCATTGTTTATTGTTTTAACCATTTTCTTAGTGGCTTTGAGCTTTAACTTCTACGAAGATCACCAAACGAAGATATCTGATTATGTATCTATAAAAATATTCTTATTGGCTGGAGCTGTAGCTATGGTATCTTTTGGAAACTTAGCTATGTTCTTTTTAGGTATCGAAGTATTGTCTATTGCGCTTTATGTTTTGGCTGCAAGTGACAGAATGAAAATAAAAAGTAATGAGGCTGGAATGAAATACTTCCTAATGGGTTCTTTTGCTTCTGGAATTATCTTATTCGGAATCTGTTTGATTTACGGAGCTATGGGTAGTTTTGACGTAGTTGAAATTAGTGATTTATCTCAATCTGCTGAATTGCCTATTTGGTTCCCAATTGGTATTGTTTTACTAACTGTTGGTATGTTGTTTAAAGTTGCTGCTGTTCCATTCCATTTTTGGGCACCAGACGTTTACGAAGGTTCTCCTGCTTTAACAACTGCTTTAATGAGTACTTTGGCTAAGGTTGTTGCTATTGCTACTTTATACAAATTACTAACGATTCTAAATGCTGAACTTTCTGAAAGCTATGTAATCGTTATTGTAATCGTTTCTATGTTATCTATGACTGTTGGTAACATCATGGCATTGCGTCAGGTAAATGTAAAACGTATGCTTGCTTATTCAGGTATTTCTCATGCAGGTTTCATGTTAATGACACTATTAACTTTAGCAACTTCTGCAGGAACTCTTTTATATTACACTAGTGCTTATGCATTAGCTGGTATCGCAGCATTTAGCGTTATATTATATGTTTGTAAAAACAAAGACAACGAAGACATCACTAATTTTCATGGTTTAGGAAAAACTAATCCTTTATTGGCAGCAATCCTTACGGCTTCGCTTTTATCTATGGCTGGTATTCCAATTTTTGCAGGATTCTTTGCTAAGTTATTCTTGTTTAATCAGGTACTTCAAGCTGGATACCTTGCATTAGTAATTGTTGCTGTAATAAACTCTATCATAAGTGTTGGTTACTATTTCAAATTAATATTAGCTATGTACACTAAAGAGCCTAATGAAGTTCGTACTGGAACACCAATCCTTATTTATACTGTTGCAATAGTTTCGATAGTATTAAACATTGTTTTAGGTTTATTCCCATCATTAGTATTAGATCTTTTGAACTAA
- a CDS encoding Bax inhibitor-1/YccA family protein: MAFNSNNPFFSNKRFTPTSVAAKSDNAHQARTIDYGQEMTLSGTINKTLILFLLLTATAMVTWWMSFNGINPMLPTIGGAIVGLILVVISAFKPQLSPYLAPGYALFEGLFIGGVSAIFEAMYPGIVIQAVGATFVTFMVCLGLYKYKIVKVTEQFKSVVVAATLAIATYYLISWLVSMFTSFTPVHHGSSMMSIGISVFVIIIAALNLFLDFDRIEQGVQEKMPKFMEWYGAMGLMITLVWLYIEFIRLLSKMNSRN; encoded by the coding sequence ATGGCTTTCAACTCAAACAACCCGTTTTTTAGTAATAAACGTTTTACTCCAACATCTGTTGCTGCAAAAAGTGACAATGCGCATCAGGCAAGAACCATTGATTACGGTCAAGAAATGACATTGTCTGGTACAATCAATAAAACACTTATTTTATTCTTATTGCTTACTGCTACTGCAATGGTAACTTGGTGGATGTCTTTTAACGGAATCAACCCTATGCTTCCTACAATTGGTGGAGCTATCGTTGGATTAATTTTAGTTGTTATTTCAGCATTCAAACCACAACTTTCTCCTTACTTAGCTCCAGGTTATGCTTTGTTTGAAGGTTTGTTTATTGGTGGAGTATCTGCAATTTTTGAAGCTATGTATCCAGGAATCGTAATACAAGCTGTTGGTGCAACATTTGTAACATTTATGGTTTGTCTAGGTTTATACAAATACAAGATTGTAAAAGTAACTGAACAATTCAAATCTGTTGTTGTGGCTGCTACTTTGGCAATTGCAACTTACTACCTAATCTCTTGGTTAGTTTCAATGTTTACAAGCTTTACTCCTGTTCATCATGGTAGTTCTATGATGAGTATTGGTATTAGTGTTTTTGTAATCATTATTGCTGCTTTAAACCTATTTTTAGATTTTGACAGAATTGAGCAAGGTGTTCAAGAAAAAATGCCAAAATTCATGGAATGGTACGGCGCAATGGGATTAATGATTACCCTTGTTTGGTTGTATATCGAATTCATAAGATTGCTATCGAAAATGAATAGTAGAAACTAA
- a CDS encoding PAS domain-containing protein — MYDLDAYDAAMAKYHQEMNCNVVPVISWDFHHVPLNDLKSNYSDWQKVDHIANRFHWDDSEFDVLERLKEEVVVITDLKLKIVFASNRIFNMTGYTEVEVLGKSPKMFQGPETSSVVKEEIRTAIKSQEIFEKTILNYKKNGETYFCTIHAFPVFNIKGKLTHFIAFEKAA; from the coding sequence ATGTATGATTTAGATGCTTATGATGCAGCAATGGCAAAATATCATCAAGAGATGAATTGCAATGTTGTTCCAGTAATTTCATGGGATTTTCATCATGTACCTTTGAATGATTTGAAGAGTAATTATTCTGATTGGCAAAAAGTAGATCATATTGCAAATCGATTTCATTGGGATGATTCTGAATTTGATGTTTTAGAGCGATTGAAAGAGGAGGTTGTGGTAATTACTGATTTAAAACTGAAGATTGTTTTTGCTTCCAACCGTATTTTTAATATGACAGGTTATACCGAAGTTGAAGTTCTGGGTAAATCACCTAAAATGTTTCAAGGTCCAGAAACATCTTCTGTTGTTAAAGAAGAAATTAGGACAGCTATAAAATCACAGGAAATTTTTGAAAAGACCATTCTGAATTATAAGAAAAACGGTGAGACTTACTTTTGTACCATACACGCATTCCCAGTTTTTAATATAAAAGGAAAGCTGACCCATTTTATTGCTTTTGAAAAAGCAGCCTAA
- the dinB gene encoding DNA polymerase IV, translated as MSDVPTYRKIIHIDMDAFYASVEQMDNPDLRGKPIAVGGSENRGVVAAASYEARKFGVRSAISGMQAKRNCPHLIFVRPRFDRYKEISNKIHKIFHEYTDLVEPLSLDEAYLDVTVNKKGNPSASLLAEEIRMRIFNEVGLTASAGISVNKFVAKIASDYNKPNGQKTVNPDEIIAFLEELPIRKFYGVGKVTTEKMYQLGIFTGTDLKSKSLEFLEKHFGKSGTFYYHVVRGIHNSEVKSNRITKSVAAEHTFDVNLSSEIFMIEQLERIATSLERRLQKYKISGKTVTLKIKYSDFTQQTRSKTLPYFIADKNLIMETVKELLYQERMKDSVRLLGISLSNLNTEVKKAIVVQLKFEF; from the coding sequence ATGTCTGACGTGCCTACATATCGCAAAATTATCCATATTGATATGGATGCATTTTATGCTTCGGTAGAGCAAATGGACAATCCAGATTTGCGCGGTAAACCTATAGCTGTAGGCGGTTCTGAGAATCGTGGTGTTGTTGCAGCAGCAAGTTATGAGGCTCGTAAATTTGGTGTTCGTAGTGCAATAAGTGGCATGCAGGCTAAGCGTAATTGTCCGCATCTTATTTTTGTGCGTCCACGTTTTGATCGCTACAAAGAGATTTCAAATAAAATTCATAAAATTTTTCATGAATATACTGACTTGGTTGAGCCACTTTCGCTTGATGAAGCTTATCTTGATGTAACAGTTAATAAAAAAGGCAATCCAAGTGCGAGTTTATTAGCTGAAGAAATTAGAATGCGAATTTTTAATGAAGTTGGTTTAACCGCTTCAGCAGGAATTTCGGTTAATAAGTTTGTGGCTAAAATTGCCAGTGACTACAACAAACCCAACGGACAAAAAACGGTTAACCCCGATGAGATAATTGCTTTTCTTGAAGAATTACCCATTAGGAAGTTTTATGGAGTAGGGAAGGTAACTACCGAAAAAATGTACCAGCTAGGTATTTTTACAGGAACAGATTTAAAGAGTAAGAGCTTAGAGTTTCTAGAAAAGCATTTCGGAAAATCAGGTACATTTTATTATCATGTTGTGCGTGGAATTCATAATAGTGAGGTGAAATCAAATAGAATCACAAAGTCGGTTGCAGCAGAGCATACTTTTGATGTTAATCTATCTTCGGAGATTTTTATGATTGAACAACTCGAACGAATTGCTACTTCTTTAGAGAGGCGTTTGCAAAAGTATAAGATTTCGGGTAAAACAGTTACTCTCAAAATTAAATATAGCGATTTTACACAGCAAACTAGAAGCAAAACGTTACCCTATTTTATTGCTGATAAAAATTTGATTATGGAAACGGTCAAAGAACTCTTGTATCAGGAACGAATGAAAGATTCTGTTCGTTTATTAGGGATTTCATTAAGCAATCTTAATACTGAAGTAAAAAAGGCTATAGTTGTACAGCTCAAGTTTGAATTTTAA
- a CDS encoding metallophosphoesterase family protein gives MRTFVIGDIHGGLIALKQVLERAAVTSKDTLIFLGDYVDGWSQSPQVIDFLIELKQKQNCICIRGNHDDLLQQWIRDGKDNELWHHHGGESTVLAYESITETHKQIHVSFLESLQGYYLDSENRLFIHAGFTNLRGVTYEYSFESFFWDRTLWETAMALDPNMETDSLLYPKRLKLYKEIFIGHTPVTRIHETIPIQKANVWNVDTGAAFTGRLTIMDIDSKEFWQSEPLNELYFDEKGRN, from the coding sequence ATGAGAACATTCGTTATTGGAGACATCCATGGTGGCTTAATCGCTTTGAAACAAGTACTCGAAAGAGCCGCTGTAACAAGCAAAGACACCTTAATTTTCTTGGGTGATTATGTTGATGGTTGGAGTCAATCCCCACAAGTGATTGATTTTTTAATTGAATTAAAACAAAAACAAAACTGTATTTGCATCCGAGGTAATCATGATGATTTACTACAACAATGGATAAGAGACGGCAAAGACAATGAATTATGGCATCATCACGGTGGTGAATCAACAGTTCTTGCTTACGAATCGATTACTGAAACTCACAAACAAATACACGTTTCTTTTCTTGAATCATTACAAGGTTATTATCTAGACTCTGAAAACAGATTATTTATTCATGCAGGTTTTACTAATTTAAGAGGGGTGACTTATGAATATTCATTTGAATCTTTTTTTTGGGACAGAACCTTGTGGGAAACTGCTATGGCTTTAGATCCTAATATGGAAACGGACTCTCTACTCTATCCAAAAAGATTAAAATTATATAAAGAAATCTTTATTGGACATACTCCAGTGACAAGAATTCACGAAACTATTCCAATACAAAAGGCCAATGTTTGGAACGTCGATACTGGAGCTGCATTTACAGGAAGATTAACTATAATGGATATTGATAGTAAAGAATTCTGGCAAAGTGAGCCATTAAACGAGTTGTATTTTGACGAAAAAGG